The segment TTTGAATCCCTGTTTCTGATCCAGGACCTGAGGAGTCTGAGGAGTGGGGCTCGGCAGGGCTGCGACCTCTGTGGTAGCCAATGAGGAGGGGTATTGTTGTTCAACAATCCTGAAGGAAGAGGTCTCTTACTGTGGGAAAGTACGGACGTATGAACAAGATATTTAGCCTCACGCTCAATGTTAGCACGACCCATATTATCACAGTAATCCTTTAAGGAGAACGATGTGGCTGCCCAGGTTCTGGTATCGCCTGCCATGGCTTATCGGCACACTGAAAATCAGAACATGTACAACTTTCCATGCAACGAGGAGTCAAATTTACCAACGAGTCCTACTATTAGTAGTCTGTTATGTTCAAGCAACTGGTTAAGTGGCACCAAGCTGACTTACTTGCTCTGTGAATCTATGATTCACCTGATCAGCGAACTCTAGCATCTCTCCTTCCTCGCCGTTGGAGTGGCAGCTTGGACTTGGCACCTCAATTCCATTGCTTTCCAAAATGGCAGCTTCTGGTTGTGTCAGACAGGGAAGAGGAAGTAAGAGGTGAAAACACGGGACTGCACGTCCAAGTCCGTCGGTTGTTGCGTCACAAATCTTTCATTAGAAATAAGATAACACGCGAGTTATCAGGTTCTCACCGATATTAGCTCTTCTTTTCATCTCCTTCCGATGGTTGGTGAACCAGTTGTAGTACCTGGTTTTTGAATGACAGAGTTACAAGCGTTGGCAATCTCCTCTCGCTTGGCTTCATCTGGGTACTGGTTCTCCATGAAGAAACTGTAAGAAATAAACATCCTCAGTATTGAagtacttttttctttttactcagTACTTTTTGAGTCATTGTATTGAACTAGAGAAGAGTAAGGCCAATATTTAGACAGTGGAGGAGCATCAGCAGAGGTCCTCACTGTAAAGGAACAGATTATTGGATGCATTAATTGGATTAATTTCTGAAATTCAAACATTGCACGCTTAAATATGTTCCTAAGCCTATAAATATGAAGATCCTCTGGTGAAAACTGAAATGTATATATCCAGGTAAAGATCAGAGTGactgtttcttttctcctctctctcctctacaAACTTTCCCCActcatgtctcttttttttttttttttatttcccccccAGGTCTGAAAAAGAATCACTATCTGAcgttacaaaacacacagggatCAATTTCGtccagccctctctctccctcaccctctgaGTTGCCCTATCCTGTccactgcatctctctctcacacacatcatcTTCACCTCTACTGTATTGTCCTTGGGTCTAAACTAGCTCATAAGGATCAGCACTACAGTAGAATTGCGTAATCCGGGGGGGCATTGCTGGTGAGTGTTGTCTGAGGGCCTGTGTGGTCTTATTACTGTGAGTGCCCAGACTGCACGCTATACTTACAGCAATACAGGAATAGAGAAATCAATTGCATACAGCAGGGCAGGACTGTGGAGGGATGCCTACTAATCTTTCTCTGCATCGTTCAGAGTTACTGAGAAGACTGTCTGGGACAAATATGTACCAGAGAAGATGAGAACAGTATGGTGCTATAGGACGTTTCACCCTGGGATGGTTATTAATAACAATTACCTCAAGCAATGCTGCATTCCTCTCATACGTGAATAATAATACacgatgataataataataatacacaaacataataatacattataataatacacaaacCTGTGCCGATGTGTTCAAACTCATCTAAAGCCattattgaatgaattaaaaaatgtaacaaaaaaaagaagtaaaaaagtaaaatgaggtggtgagatatttattttaaaaatattaataactgagGGTAAAATCAGAAGTCACTCTTCACACTTACATCTTAAAAATTAACACCATAAAAGAGATGatgaggccaaacaaaaacatcagaaaacagaaaaatagctgcctgcacaaacatcaatagaataagatttactgactgtacatgtttaattttcaagATATGTATGTGCTGAAGTTATTGCCTTGCCTATGATCTTATTATTCAGTGATAGAAACATATAGTGGAAGttgtggaaacaataaaaatcagaaaagtcATCATTTAGCGCATCTttaacgcgcacacacgcacacgtataTGCGCGTGCGTCAGTAGTAGCCATGGAAATAGAACGGTCACGTGCAGACGAGGTCATATATAAGGCCTGCTGACCTTTCGCACGTTCTCACTTTGCACGTGAACTTGACCCGGAGTCGACCTGCTGCAAAAACTGACCGCTTGGAAAACCTGTACCGGACAAccgagaggagaagaaggagaagaaggagaagaaaagggagaaggagaagaaggaggagaaggagaagaagaaggaggagaagaaggagaaggagaagaaggaggagaaaaaggagaaggagaagaaagaggagaagaaggaggagaaggagaagaaggagaaggaggaggagaaggaggagaaaaaggaggagaaggagaaggattttttttcagttttatttacagttggcagtagaagaaggagaaggaggagaagaaaaaaagggggaaagaagAAGGCGAAGCACcagaaggagcagaagaaaaaggagaaggagaaaaaggcagaaggaagagaaaacacctgCGGGAAAGATGCCTCCTTCCGGACCGCccgcccctccctcccttgGAGACCTGCCTGCGCTGGACCTGCCTGTGCCGGACCTGCCTGAGCTGGACCTGCCTCCGGGTAAGACACTTAAATCAatgtattcttattcttattctaatATGTGAGCAGAACCTGTGTAATTTAAAAGTGGACgagttggaaaatgtttgagaTACAGTTTGGGTCATACTCGGTGTAAACGTGTTGTTAGTTGGTTTTAGCGCTTTAAAACTTCGGGAAACATCTTAACAATAGTGCAGCGATGTACtgacgtttttattttgatatatatgtttgtatttgttttcattttgtccattttgagtgaaaacatattttttaagtCAAGATGGCGACTGGGCCGTTTTTCATAAAACGCATCCAATGTACTTTtttatcaccatggagacgatTGAACTTTTAGCAGGTAACGCCTGAACGCGCATGCGTAATCAGAGCTCACCTGGTTTAAATGTACACAGAGCTGTTGTCGTTTAAAGTTCCTCacgtaatgaatcatttttagggacaaaactaaaatatattgtacacaATAGTgtgaaatttgatttatttgtgtgaTTAGATGAATTAATGATAACTATTTGTAAATTTATTTGTGTGATTAGATGAATTAATGATAACTATTTGTAATCCGTTCCTTCAGTTAAaagaggaactatattttatagtacACCTGTAATATGAGTGATTGTTAACAATGGTGGAGTGATATGGAGTGAATGATGCATTTAACTTAGTAAAGTTTGTTGTTAACATGAGGAGTAACCAGTATGTGcggtttttcactttttcattaagtgcaaatcctgtttttttacatcatgtgtcagaggttggcctagatttttgtgtaaaccttttatctttgtcatacGGTTTTAAAATTTCTCCTGCAATGCCTCTGTTCGGTCACGTCTTGTTCAGTAGGCGTGTGATGTCGTCTGGTTTGTCTCTGCTTTGTCTTGTTTGCGATTCAgtcatcatgtttgtgcttgtaggaAGACTGGGCAAGACAACTTGTTGCCGTTGAaccaaattaatatttttgtaataaggtTATTGCATGTTGATGGTGCACGGTCCATATTTGGTAccactgtggtggtgtgtgtgtgacctgtgaACACGTATTACTCATGagagatgtgtgttttgtcatgtcctcatttctcacacacaacgTTATGACAGAATGCAATTTAAGTTGTTAAGTGTTATTTGGATGTACTACTATTTTTAACTATTCACAACTTCATAACTCAACTTTAtaactcaacttttcttttaatattttcctgcagatgtcCTCGTCCTCGTGAGAGAGGATGGTGCTCTTTTCTTCATTTGGAGGGATGAAGACGAGCTCTCTATTCcttctgacggagaggatggtgaccccgacTTCATCTATTCAGATGAAGACGAGGGCTCCATCTcttctgacggagaggatggtgaaCCCGACTTCTTCTCTTCAGATGAAGACGAGAGCTCCGCCTCTTCTgatggagaggatggtgaccccgacTTCATCCCTTGGGATGAAGACGAGGAATCCACCTCTTCTGACGAAGACGAAGACGTCCCTGTTTCAGGCTCTTCAGACGAAGGCGAATACTCTCTCTCCAGTTCTTCAGATGAGGACGATGCCTTCTCAGtgttctgttcttcatctgAAGGCGAAGGCTCCTcggccttcagctcttcagatgatgacagagcCTTTTTTGGCATCAGTTCCTCAGATGAAGACGATGGCCACATCACTGTTCCTCTGGATGCTGATGAGGTCGATGAAGGCGATGATGTTGGGAGTGTGAAATCATCGCCTGAGTCCTCAAGCAGCATCGAGGATcccacctccttctcttctgGTACTAGCGTTTCCagtaagaggagcagggaggacagtgatgaggactGGACCCCCAGTCCAAGGCCAGGGAAACGCTGGAAGGAGTAATCTTCTTCGTCTGACTGGATGGTGGAAGACATccagtcagatgatgaggagtcttctgaagaagagtcctgaacagaggaggacagctcagtCGACATGGATGGCTACGAGAccgatgacaatcatgatgatgaggagtcgtcagatgaaacttctgcttcttgtgactgcacgtcacctgaggaagaagtttaagatggcaacaacctcatcatcatggattgttttgaggccgatgtagaccatcctgtcgatgaagaagacatcactgttatcactgaggacgaACGTGACGAACCTAACGAATaggatgtcctcagtgataacgaaggtgccgacattcctccccctcctctgacatcgagaagatggagaacaagataaagatgtagttgattaatgtaatgttatgtagcaaaatgtaaagtaatgtaatattatgtaatgtaggaaaatgtaatatgtaatctagtagtaaaatgtaatgtaatataatgtaatgtaatgtagtaaaatgtaatataatgtaatgtaatgtagtaaaatgtaatataatgtaatgtaatataatccagtccaaggccagggaaacgctggaaggagtaatcttcttcgtctgactggatggtggaagacatccagtcagatgatgaggagtcttctgaagaagagtcctgaacagaggaGGTCAGCTCAGTCGACATGGATGGCTACGAGAccgatgacaatcatgatgatgaggagtcgtcagatgaaacttctgcttcttgtgactgcacgtcacctgaggaagaagtttaagatgacaacaacctcatcatcatggattgttttgaggcctgtagaccatcctgtcgatgaagaagacatcactgttatcactgaggacgaACATGACGAACCTAACGAATaggatgtcctcagtgataacgaaggtgccgacattcctccccctcctctgacatcgagaagatggagaacaagataaagatgtagttgattaatgtaatgttatgtagcaaaatgtaaagtaatgtaatattatgtaatgtaggaaaatgtaaagtaatgtaatgtcatgtaaaatgtaacgtaatgtagtaaaatgtaatgtcatgtagtaaaatgtaatgtcatgtagtaaaatgtaatgtcatgtaatgtaatgtaatgtaatgtaacattgaaaacaataaactttcCTCTCCAAGAATCGCTACCTTATCGTGGTGGAGAGGTTTGCGTGTTCCTGTGACCCTGggagctgtgttgtttttggagTCATCCAGGTCGGGTGTCCCAAGGCAAACTGTTCTCAGGAGAGGGGCCAGACTAAGAgcgattcacacacaaaatttagatttttgcttcATTAAGATTACAGGAACAAAACCAGAGCATCAGCAAACAGAAGGAGATGACAGTCCAGAGGAACTCAGCTGTCACTGCGTTCTTCCTCTGTGACAGCATGTTTGTGAAGCTCTCAGCAACTATAGACAGTCAAGAAAAGTGACATTGaggggactctatttacagtttgCCTCTAACTCCTACACTCTAGTCCCTACCATGCAgtatctgttcttgttttacTAATAGGTTTGgagttaaattcaataaatgaacattttaatttatgtaacatgGTCCACTGTTCTATGAGATACTTTACCTTCAGTGATGTTGAGTTAACACGAAGCTTCTTAAATACTAAATCCGCTGGATCtgtcacaataattgttttggataaaatgccTCCAAACAGATTCTTCACTAAAGAGCTAAAATGATCTGGATAACTTTGTAAAAACCTGAACAAATTTTATAACATCAGTCCATATTCCATACttctgtaaagacatgctatttgctaacattagcaaccAATGCTAAAAtcaatgctaattaacattagccactaggaatgaaatacatggcaacagcccactcgtcagtctcaaaatttctgatgggaattttctagtactgaattttctg is part of the Larimichthys crocea isolate SSNF chromosome XX, L_crocea_2.0, whole genome shotgun sequence genome and harbors:
- the LOC109137719 gene encoding suppressor protein SRP40; this translates as MPPSGPPAPPSLGDLPALDLPVPDLPELDLPPDVLVLVREDGALFFIWRDEDELSIPSDGEDGDPDFIYSDEDEGSISSDGEDGEPDFFSSDEDESSASSDGEDGDPDFIPWDEDEESTSSDEDEDVPVSGSSDEGEYSLSSSSDEDDAFSVFCSSSEGEGSSAFSSSDDDRAFFGISSSDEDDGHITVPLDADEVDEGDDVGSVKSSPESSSSIEDPTSFSSGTSVSSKRSREDSDEDWTPSPRPGKRWKE